In one window of Brassica rapa cultivar Chiifu-401-42 chromosome A07, CAAS_Brap_v3.01, whole genome shotgun sequence DNA:
- the LOC103828302 gene encoding U-box domain-containing protein 34, whose translation MVEMLTQKGREMSSGGGGGPKADEGELYVAVAVKGIIGDKLGGAGSRRAVRWAVDNLLPKADRFVMIHVIPPISTIPTPNGERLPLEEVEERLVEMYVRDVKQEFETVFVPFLKMCKSNRTKCQVETLLIEYDDPAKALLRFIYKSGVNSLVMGSINSNIFTRRAKSPGVPLTVLTYAPETCEVYIVCRDRITTKSMDPLINAAPCTSPKAAATARRFLKDGAASFHTVPTQTSSVPGESIEVGTRRSASAKELRLEALSLAIREPETPQSSKASSATVQDVIRRRGGSDIPQLNYSDFDETSEQKSSIENIVKEQRDSSPPPATCRKSKKVEIEAEVERLKKELQNTVVKYKQACEELFSTQNKVQVMSSECSKDARRVNNAVEKEVLHRKTAALEKERHMKAIKEVEAAKALLAREYCQRQIAEVNALKNYLEKKKVIDQLLGTDQRYRKYTIEEIFIATEGFSPEKVIGEGGYGKVYRCSLDSTPAAVKVVRLDTPEKKQEFLKEVEVLSQLRHPHVVLLLGACPENGCLVYEYLENGSLEEYIFHQKNKPPLPWFIRFRVIFEVACGLAFLHSSKPEPIVHRDLKPGNILLNRNYVSKIADVGLAKLVTDVAPDNVTMYRHSVLAGTLHYIDPEYHRTGTIRLKSDLYAFGIIILQLLTARQPNGLVHAVENAVNKGTLTEMLDKSVTDWPLAETEELARIGLKCAEFRCRDRPDLKEEVIPVLKRLVETANSKIKKERSNLRAPSHYFCPILREIMEEPEIAADGFTYEKKAILAWLEKHNISPVTRQKLDHFKLTPNNTLRSAIHDWKSRVRFSNAVVNITG comes from the exons ATGGTGGAAATGTTGACGCAAAAGGGTCGAGAGATGAGcagcggtggtggtggtggtccaAAGGCAGATGAGGGTGAGTTGTATGTGGCGGTGGCCGTGAAGGGTATCATCGGAGATAAGTTGGGAGGAGCAGGAAGCCGCCGCGCAGTACGGTGGGCCGTCGATAACCTTTTACCTAAGGCTGATCGGTTTGTGATGATCCATGTCATCCCACCCATTAGTACTATCCCTACCCCTA ACGGAGAGAGATTGCCCCTGGAGGAAGTTGAGGAGAGATTGGTGGAAATGTATGTGAGAGACGTGAAACAAGAATTTGAAACAGTCTTCGTTCCCTTCTTGAAAATGTGCAAGAGTAATCGTACCAAG TGTCAGGTAGAGACTCTCTTGATAGAGTATGATGATCCTGCAAAAGCGCTTCTACGATTCATATACAAATCAGGAGTTAACAGTTTGGTTATGGGATCAATTAATTCAAACATATTCACACG GAGAGCAAAAAGTCCAGGAGTGCCATTGACTGTCTTAACATACGCTCCCGAAACATGTGAAGTATACATTGTATGCAGAGACAGAATCACTACAAAATCTATGGATCCACTAATCAATGCAg CGCCGTGCACAAGTCCAAAAGCAGCTGCGACCGCCCGGCGTTTCCTGAAAGACGGGGCGGCTAGCTTCCACACTGTACCGACTCAAACTTCATCTGTTCCTGGAGAATCAATag AGGTAGGCACAAGGAGGTCAGCATCGGCTAAAGAGTTGAGATTGGAGGCATTAAGCCTCGCTATTAGGGAACCGGAAACACCTCAAAGTAGCAAGGCTTCTAGTGCAACAGTTCAAGATGTTATAAGGCGCCGTGGAGGATCAGATATTCCACAGCTAAATTACTCAGATTTTGATGAAACATCGGAACAAAAGTCAAGTATTGAGAACATTGTCAAGGAACAAAGAGACTCTAGTCCGCCACCCGCAACATGTAGAAAATCCAAGAAG GTTGAGATTGAAGCAGAGGTAGAGCGTTTGAAAAAAGAGTTACAAAATACAGTTGTTAAATATAAACAAGCTTGTGAAGAGCTTTTCTCCACACAAAACAAG GTTCAAGTAATGTCGTCTGAATGTTCCAAAGACGCTAGAAGAGTGAACAATGCTGTGGAGAAAGAAGTGCTGCACAGAAAAACCGCGGCGCTGGAGAAAGAGCGGCACATGAAAGCGATTAAAGAGGTAGAAGCAGCGAAAGCGTTACTTGCGAGAGAGTACTGTCAGCGACAAATCGCGGAGGTTAATGCTTTAAAGAATtacttggagaagaagaaagtgatTGACCAGCTTTTAGGGACGGATCAACGGTACAGGAAGTACACAATCGAAGAGATTTTTATAGCCACCGAAGGATTCTCGCCGGAGAAAGTGATCGGAGAAGGAGGATACGGTAAAGTTTACCGGTGTAGCCTTGATAGTACTCCAGCGGCTGTTAAAGTTGTCCGGCTAGATACGCCGGAGAAGAAACAAGAGTTCTTGAAAGAG GTTGAGGTTCTGAGCCAGCTCCGACACCCACACGTGGTTCTTCTCCTAGGAGCTTGTCCGGAGAATGGTTGTCTGGTTTACGAGTATTTGGAAAATGGAAGCCTCGAGGAATACATATTTCACCAGAAAAATAAACCGCCTTTGCCTTGGTTTATCCGGTTTAGGGTTATTTTCGAGGTAGCTTGCGGTTTAGCCTTCTTGCACAGTTCTAAACCGGAACCGATTGTTCACCGTGATCTAAAACCGGGAAACATCTTGTTGAACCGGAACTACGTGAGCAAAATCGCAGACGTCGGTTTAGCCAAGCTGGTTACGGATGTTGCACCTGATAATGTAACAATGTACCGGCACTCGGTTCTTGCTGGTACATTGCATTACATTGACCCGGAGTACCATCGTACCGGAACGATTAGACTCAAGTCGGATCTTTATGCGTTCGGGATAATCATTCTTCAACTGTTGACGGCTCGTCAGCCAAACGGGCTTGTACATGCCGTCGAAAATGCGGTTAATAAAGGAACACTAACCGAAATGCTAGACAAATCGGTTACAGATTGGCCTTTGGCAGAAACCGAGGAGTTGGCACGGATTGGTTTAAAATGTGCGGAGTTTCGGTGCCGAGATAGACCGGATCTTAAAGAAGAGGTTATACCGGTTTTGAAACGACTTGTAGAGACTGCAAATTCAAAGATAAAGAAAGAACGAAGCAATTTACGTGCACCAAGTCATTACTTTTGTCCCATCTTACGA GAGATAATGGAGGAGCCAGAGATTGCAGCTGATGGATTCACGTATGAGAAGAAAGCGATCTTAGCGTGGCTTGAGAAACACAACATTTCACCAGTAACACGACAAAAGCTCGACCACTTCAAGCTCACACCAAACAATACACTCCGGTCTGCTATTCACGATTGGAAATCAAGAGTCCGGTTTTCTAATGCCGTTGTTAATATAACAGGTTGA